One segment of Deltaproteobacteria bacterium DNA contains the following:
- a CDS encoding putative hydro-lyase, with product MDREKLRNMHPREIRQLIREGKWNNHTAGLAPGYAQANLAILPQKLAFDFLLFCQRNPKPCPVLEVAEPGDPILRKMAKGADIRTDIPRYRIYQKGKYGAELEDIKKYWRKDLVAFLIGCSYTFESALIHANIPLKHIQDGKNVSVYITNILCEPAGIFSGPMVVSMRPIPQELVVRAVQVTSRFPATHGAPVHIGDPKKIGVSDLRKVDWGDEPRMEKGDVPVFWACGVTPQAVAMEAKPELMITHSAGHMFISDVRDEELAAL from the coding sequence ATGGACCGAGAGAAACTAAGAAATATGCATCCCAGAGAGATTCGCCAGCTCATCCGGGAAGGTAAATGGAACAACCACACTGCAGGACTGGCCCCCGGTTATGCTCAGGCTAACCTGGCCATTCTTCCCCAAAAGCTGGCCTTCGACTTCCTGCTCTTCTGCCAGAGGAACCCCAAACCCTGCCCGGTTTTGGAAGTCGCCGAACCGGGCGACCCGATTCTCAGAAAGATGGCCAAAGGAGCGGACATACGCACAGATATTCCCCGCTATCGCATTTATCAAAAAGGAAAATATGGCGCCGAACTGGAGGATATAAAAAAATACTGGCGCAAGGACTTAGTCGCCTTTCTCATCGGCTGTAGCTACACTTTTGAATCCGCGCTGATCCATGCCAATATACCGCTGAAGCATATCCAGGATGGCAAAAATGTCTCCGTTTACATCACCAATATTCTTTGTGAACCTGCCGGAATTTTTTCCGGGCCCATGGTGGTCTCCATGAGGCCGATTCCTCAAGAGCTGGTCGTCCGGGCTGTCCAGGTTACTTCCCGGTTTCCAGCCACTCATGGTGCTCCCGTTCATATCGGGGATCCCAAAAAGATTGGCGTCTCTGACCTGAGGAAGGTAGACTGGGGAGATGAACCCCGGATGGAAAAAGGGGATGTGCCCGTGTTCTGGGCGTGCGGAGTCACCCCCCAGGCTGTAGCCATGGAAGCCAAACCCGAATTGATGATCACCCACTCAGCCGGGCATATGTTCATCTCGGATGTACGCGACGAAGAACTC
- a CDS encoding TRAP transporter small permease — MLKQIEKLLDKISFYGAYGGVISLVLMCMIMGYEMIARKFFGRPTGFADEIAAYLLVVLFFLGVWFTFNQRGHISVKVLLSRLSSPTQRKLEIFTDAVSMVFLIVITREGFLLFRESYKYDSKSMSILETLLFLPQVFVVVGLFLFLACFSSI, encoded by the coding sequence ATGCTTAAACAAATCGAAAAACTCTTGGATAAAATCTCCTTTTACGGAGCATATGGGGGAGTCATTTCTTTGGTCTTGATGTGTATGATCATGGGTTATGAAATGATCGCCAGAAAATTTTTTGGCCGACCCACGGGATTTGCCGATGAAATCGCCGCTTATTTGCTCGTTGTCCTTTTCTTTTTAGGGGTGTGGTTCACCTTTAATCAGAGGGGGCATATTTCAGTAAAAGTCCTATTAAGCCGTTTATCCAGTCCTACGCAGCGGAAGCTGGAAATTTTCACCGACGCGGTCTCTATGGTTTTTTTAATAGTGATTACCAGGGAAGGTTTCCTTCTCTTTAGGGAATCCTATAAGTACGATTCCAAATCCATGTCCATCCTGGAAACTCTTCTTTTCCTGCCCCAGGTCTTTGTGGTGGTGGGACTTTTTCTTTTTCTGGCCTGTTTCTCTTCCATATGA